Below is a genomic region from Lampris incognitus isolate fLamInc1 chromosome 2, fLamInc1.hap2, whole genome shotgun sequence.
TTGTGACCCAAAGTACAGGGGATATTGAGTGAAGAAGAAACCCTCAGCATACTAATATCTTCATCATTGTCAGTCCTCTCTGAAGGGTGCCCCCCAGCTCAAAAAGTAGCTCCCCCGAAAACCGTGGTATACTTGCACCCTGCAGAAACTTATTTTAGAACTAAAATTATGTGTATTAAAACCATGATTAGTATTACATATTAAATACAACAAATTGATTCAATACATTATACACAGTACCTTGGCTGAAGGTGATGAACGTTGCTATACACTGGCATAGCCAGCAATTTATTTCGGGAGGTTCATCATCAATAGTGTAGACTGTTAATTACATAGATGCACATGGCTGTGGATGTGACTGAAGATGACTCCAGAGTCATCTACAGTCACATCCACAGCCATGTGCACACAACCAGTACTGCTGTGCTGCTTTCCTCACTTCTTGCACTATCCAATGTCCAGCACTGTCGTCCaattcagtgttttgtttttgttttgtttttttgtgcttttttcaGTGTCCCAAAAAGTCACTTTTTCCTGTTTTCTCTATCTACCCAGTTTAGAACTTGCAAAAGAACGACATAAGTAAAAATAAACCCAGGTAAAGCCCCTCTCAAATTGAAGGCAAACACTATATTTCTCATTCAAATTAGCTGCCAAACTATTTATGCGGCAGATGGtagggcaaaaaaaagaaaaaaatatattccAAAAAATATTTCTCTCGAACAAAGAGGATGGTTAAGATATAAGACTGATTTTTTGTGTAATTTCATATATATTACCATCAATTAAGGTCATGGGCTGTGTAAAACAAGGCAAGTGTTTGGCTGACTATGCTGTGATGTAAAACAATGCATTTATGCCAAAGAACCTAATGTTTGGAACTGTCAAAAGTATTTCAAGAGTGAAACAAACCCAAAACCCCTCCCCATGGCTACCCTAGTCTTGTTATGGTTAGTACAGTGAGAAATACAAGGAAAATCTTACAGAGCATCTTGGTGACCTGTCTCCTGTGGCCATTCTCCAAATGGATCTTTCCTCTGGTATCGGAGGTGCAGTTCTTTCCATGGTTCCTGCTGAGATGGTGCCCGGCTCTGCCCAAATGGATACCCATCACTAGGTACAGCACACTAATCATGACCATGGGCACAAAATAGAAGCAAACAGTTGTGATCAGGATGATCAAGTTGTAGATCCACAACGGTTTGACCACGGTGCATATGGCCGACTCATTCGTCCACTCTGGCAGGTAGAAGATGCCATGCAGCGATGTGTTGGGGATGGCACACACCATGGACATTGCCCACACGAATATGATGACCCTCTTGGCGTGCTCGTTGGTGGAGATGTAGCGTATCTTGAGCGGGTGCACAACAGCCACATACCTCTCCACACTCAGGGCCATGACGTTAAGGATGGAGGCGAAGCAGACAGTCTCGAAGAGGAAAGTTTTGAAATAGCAGCCTCCCTCACCAAAGGAGAATGGGTAGTTTTGCCACAGGTCGTAAATCTCTAGGGGCATTCCGAACAAGAGCATGAGGAGGTCGGACACAGCCAGGCTCAACAGGTACAGATTGGTGGGGTTACGCATTTTCTTGTGTTTGGCTATCACTGTGCATGTCAGCAGATTGCCGGACAAGCCAGTGAAGAAAATGAGGAGGTAAATGAGCGTTATAGGGACGAAGTAGGGAGACCGCCTTGGGCCAAGAATTTCAAAGAGGGGGTCGATTGGGGACTGGTCATTGGTGTAATTCCCAGAGGTGTTTAGTTGCACGGTTGCATCGTGGAATGGGCTCCGTGGTTTCGATAAGTTCAAGAAGAAATTGCTCTGCATAGGGGGTTCCATTTTAGCAAGTAGCCTTGTATGGGGAAGGGTGAAGTGATGACCAGAGGTGTCAAAATATCTTCTTTATATTCCTGTTCTTGTTGAACCGTGGAGATCTTATGGCAAAAGAAGGAATAAAAGACAAATTAAAAATAAACATTTTACTTTGAGCAGTCATTAAGCATAGGACATGCTGGATTTTTCTAGGCAGTCCTGCAGATGTAATAGCTTTTGGTTATCATCGactcagcttttcttttttttcgcccttttctctccaattgtatccgaccaatcaccccattcttccgagctgtcccggtcgctgctccacccgatttgccgatccggggagggctgcagactaccacaggcctcccccatgtggagtcgccggccgcttcttttcacccgacagtgagaagtttcgctagggggatgtagcgcgtgggagggggatcacactatccccccccccccgaacaggcgccccgaccgaccagaagaggcgctagtgcagcgaccatgacacatacccacatccggcttcccatccgtagactcggccagttgcgtctgtagggacgcctgaccaagccggaggtaacacagggattcgaactggc
It encodes:
- the nmur3 gene encoding neuromedin-U receptor 2, which codes for MEPPMQSNFFLNLSKPRSPFHDATVQLNTSGNYTNDQSPIDPLFEILGPRRSPYFVPITLIYLLIFFTGLSGNLLTCTVIAKHKKMRNPTNLYLLSLAVSDLLMLLFGMPLEIYDLWQNYPFSFGEGGCYFKTFLFETVCFASILNVMALSVERYVAVVHPLKIRYISTNEHAKRVIIFVWAMSMVCAIPNTSLHGIFYLPEWTNESAICTVVKPLWIYNLIILITTVCFYFVPMVMISVLYLVMGIHLGRAGHHLSRNHGKNCTSDTRGKIHLENGHRRQVTKMLSIVVAVFGVCWAPFHIERLLWSSIRQWTDLMHVIHQFVHILSGILFYLSSAVNPIIYNLLSTRFCECFRELVCSQKKDSASLRDSQSFPKIFLGPSIPSPKAQAKGKTPTL